TGGATGGCATCCGTAGAGTTCTCGATAAAAGCATCCAGGACACGGTTCTGTTCTTCCAAATCCAAAACTCGCTTGCGCAGTTCCTCCATGGTCTCATGGGAAAACTGCGAGCGCACCTGCTTTTGCTCCAAAAATGGAACACCTCCCTTCGCCTTTTGCTCTTTTGTGCAATTTCAAATTTGAAATCACACTTTTTATCGTCAAAACTCATATCATCTTTGCTTTGTTTTTAACAAAAATGACTATATCATAAATCTTATGTTTTCACAAGTTCCAATTTCGGAGCACTCTGCTCAAAATTCGTTCCAATTTTGGAACACAAAATTGCAATTTTTTTCACATAATCGAGGCCCCGTTTCCGTCATGGAAAATAATTCGATCTTTTTTGAATTTCAGGAGGAACCGCAATTCCATACAGTCATAGGGGTTTCTGGCTTTTCGCTGGAATGTTTTTTTAAATTGGCAAGATTTTTGCTATAATGATTTGTCGAATTCCAACGGAATGTGTTGGTGGCGGAAATCCCCCGCCAGACATACCATCGATGAAATATGTGAGATTTTAAGGAGGTACAAGAGATGGAAGACTGGAAGGTACTCTATGCTTCCAAATTAATGACGGCAGATGAGGCCGTCCGGCAGATCCCCGATGGTTCCCGGGTCTTTTTCGGCCATGCGGCCAATGAACCCCCCGTCCTGGTGGATGCGCTGGTGCGAAACTATGAGCAATATAAGGATGTGGAGATCGTCCACTGGGTTCCCATGGGAAAAGGGGAGTACTGCGATCCCAAGATGAAGGGGCACCTTCGCCACAATGCCATGTTTGTGGGCGGCCCAACCCGCAAGGCTGTGCAGGAAGGACGGGCGGACTACACACCCTTTTTCTTCCACCAGTCCACCCGATTCTTCTCTGACGGCACCTTCCCCATTGACGTGGCGATGGTTTCCGTCACTCCGCCGGACAAGCACGGCTATGTGTCCCTGGGCGTCTCCGTGGGCGGCACCAAGCCCGCCTGCCTGAACGCCAAAATGGTCATTGCCCAGGTCAACGACCAGATGCCCCGCACCATGGGGGAGTCCTTCCTTCACGTCTCCCAGCTGACCTGCTGTGTGGAGGCATCCACGCCTCTGCCGGAGCTGGGCGGAGGCACCATCGGCGAAGTGGAGGAAGCCATCGGCCGGAATGTGGCCTCCCTGGTGGAGGACGGCTCTACATTGCAGCTGGGCATCGGCACCATCCCTGATGCGGTGCTGAAGTTCCTGGGGGACAAGAAGGATTTGGGCATCCACTCCGAGATGTTCTCCGACGGCGTGGTGGATCTGTACCAGAAGGGGGTCATCACCGGTGCCAACAAGCGGCTGGACAAGGGCAAGATGGTGGCTGCCTTCCTGATGGGCTCCAAAAAGCTTTACGACTTTGTGGATGACAATCCGGACGTGATGATGCGGACTGTGGACTACGTGAACAACCCCGCCGTGATCTGCCAGAATCCCAAAGTGGTGTCCATCAACTCCTGCCTACAGGTGGACTTCAACGGTCAGGTGAACTCCGAGTCCATGGGCACCAAGCAATTCTCCGGCATCGGCGGTCAGCTGGACTATGTCCGCGGCGCGGCCATGTGTCCCGACGGCAAAGCCATTCTGGCCATGCCCTCCACGGCCAAGCACGGGGAAGTGTCCCGGATCGTCCCGGTGTTTGAGCCCGGCACCACTGTCACCACCACCCGTACGGACGTCCACTACATCGTGACGGAATACGGCGTCGCCAACCTGCGGGCCAAGAGCCTGCGGGAGCGGGCCCGGCTCCTCATCAACATCGCCCACCCCAAGTTCCGGGATCAGCTCTGGGAAGCTTACTACGAACGCTATGGCAAGGAGGATCAGTAATATGTCCGAGAAAAAAATTGAGGCCGTCAATGGACATACCTTACAAAAGGTATTCCTGTCCGTGGAGGATCACATCGCCGTTATGACCCTCCACAATCCCCCGGTGAATGCGGCAGACGGCGTGGTGCAGGAGGAGATCCTGCTCCTGTGCGACTATATCAACCATGAGGATGACATCTGGGTGTGCATTATGCACTCCGACATCAAAACCTTCTGCGTGGGCGTGGACATCAAGCGATTCTATCAGAGCATCCTGGATAAGGATGTCACCAATACCCAGGAGGTCTATTACGATGGTGCTCAGGCCCTCTATGAACTGCGGGTTCCCCTGATCTGTGCAGTTCACGGCCACTGCCTGGGCGGCGGCGTGTGCTACCCCGCCGGTGCGGATATCTCTATCGCCGTGAAGGGGACCCTCTTCGGCGCACCGGAGGCAAAGCTCAGCGTGGTGGGCGGCAGCGCCCATCTAGCCCGCATTCTGCCCCCCAGATCCAGCGGGATATGAGCTACTGCGGCACCTTCATCACCGCAGAAGAGCTCCACGACAAGTACGGCGGTGTCACCATGGTGGTAGACACGCTGGAGGAACTGATGCCCGCGGCCATGGACAAGGCGCGGGAGTTGTGCCGCCGTGGTCCCCTGGTGCTGCGGTACCTGAAAGCCTGCATGAATGAGCAGGAGGATTTCCAGATCCACCGGAAGGATGAGCTGGAGGTGACTTACACCCGCTACATGGCTCGTCATGCGGATTTCAAGGAGGGTGTTTCCGCCTTCCTGGAAAAGCGGGAGCCGCAGTATACCGGCCAGTAAAACACATCCCCCATACAAGACTTTAGGAGGAAGGATCATGAGAAAGAATGCAAAAAAACTGTTTGCGCTGATTCTGGCACTGTGTATGTCGCTGACGTTGCTGACTGCTTGCGGCGGCGATACCGCTGGCAGCGATTCAGGCGTGGGAGAGAGCTCCTCCGGTGGCGAGACGATCACCTGGCGCCTGCAGAGCAGCTACTCCCTGAATTCCCTGCAGGGCGATATGGCCACCAACCTGAAGGAGGCTCTGGAGACCGCTACCAATGGCCGCCTTCAGGTGGAGCTGTATGAGCCGGGCGCTTTGTGCCAGACCTCCGATATACTGACCTATCTCTCGCAAAATGCCTTTGACTGTGCCGTCATCTTCGGCTCCACCTTCTCCGGCCTGATTCCGGAGGCGGATCTGGCCTGCGGCATCCCCTTTGCATGGGAGAGCTCCGCCGAAATCTATGACGTAATGGAGAACTATGGGTTGCTGGATGTGATCCAGGAGGCCTACGGAGAACTGAATCTCAAATACTACTGGAATGCCCATGAGCCCAACTACAACGTCCTGGCAAACTTCCAGGTAGAGAGCCTGGAGGACTTCCACGGCAAAAAGATCCGCGCTCTGGGCGTGTGGGGCGACTTCCTGGCTGCGTTGGGGGCCTCTCCCACCAACATCGCCGGCACAGAGGTCTATCAGGCCCTGCAGCTGGGCACCATTGACGGCGCTCTGTATGGATGGTCCTCTCTGAGTGACTCCAACAACATCCGCGAGGTGGCGCAGTACGCCCTCAGCCCCTCCATGTGCTTCTGCCAAATGGCCACCGTGGTGAATCAGGACAGCCTGAACAAGCTCCCTGAGGACCTGCGGAGCATCGTGGACGAGACCATCCGGCTGGCCAACATCGGCGTCATCGGCCAGGCCCATGTGGTTGGTACGGAGAAAAGTGTTCGAGACGCTATCCAGGGCGGCTACACTGAGCTGTCTCCGCTGCCTGATGACGTCCTGGCCGAGATGCGTGAAATTGCTGTCACCCAGACCTGGGAAGAGCTGGCCGCCAAGAGCGAGCGTATGGCCCGCGGTATCGAGATCATCAAGCAGCAAAACCGTGACTATGGCCGCCAAGTGGATTACTGAGTCCGCGCGTTCCTCACAGAAAAATAGAATTCAAGAGAAGGGAAAGTGAGACATGAACGCACTATTGAAATTATCAGGCGGCATTGACGCCATTAATCGGACCATTGGCAGAATCTTCGCCTGGATTCTTCTGCCCATGATCTGCCTCACCGCCTTTGAGGTATTCTCACGTTATGTCCTCAAGTCTCCAACCGTCTGGGCATGGGAGCTGATTATCCAGATCTGGGGCCTGATGCTGATGGCCTGCGGCGGATACTGCTACTGGAAGGGCGGCCTGGTGCGAGTGGATCTGCTTTATAATAAATTCCCTGTCAAAGTCCGCTGCGGTATCAATATCGCCACCGCCATTCTGGTCCTAATCTGTATGGGGCTGGTATTTATCTACGGAATAAACATCTTCCTACTGTCCTTCCGCCTCAATGAACGGATCTCTTCCGTGTGGGGGTCTCCCATGTGGACCATCCGGTTTTGGGTGCCTCTGGGCGCTGCACTGATGTTCATTCAAGCCATCAGTGAGCTTATCAAGAATGTAGCCGCTATGGCAGGCAAGATTGAACTCACCAACAACTCCGACGAAGTCGCGGAGGCAATTGAAATCGTGAAGTCCGCTGAGCATCTGCCTGACGAAACCGGAAAGGAGGACATACAGTGAGTCCTGATATTATCATTTTGCTGCTGGGGCTGGTAGCCCTGATGGCGCTGGGCATCCCCATCTGCTTTGCCATGATGAGCGTGGCTTCAGTCATCCTGCTGGTGTTCTACGGCTCTGGCCTGCTGAATGTGTTGAACGCAGCATTTGTCTATCAGATGCAGTCGGAGTCCCTGCTGGCCATCCCCATGTTCGCTCTGATGGCGGCGTTCCTCCAGACCTCCGGCATCGGCGGAGACATCTACGAATTCTTCCACAAGTGGCTTGGCGGTATCAATGGCGGTCTGGCTATGGCCACAGTGGCCACCACGGCAGTCATCGCCGCTATGAGCGGTGTGGCGGCCACCGCTACCATCATGATGGGGCTGATTGCACTGCCAGCTATGTTGGACCGTGGTTATGATAAAGCGTTGGCCACTGGCCCCGTGCTGGCAGGTGGCTGCCTGGGCCCCATTATCCCGCCCTCTACCATCATGATCATCATGTCTTCCTATACCGGCGTGTCCGCAGGCTGGCTGTTTGCCGGCGGTGCGTTGCCCGGCGTAGGCTTGGCCCTGCTGTTCATCATCTATATCGGCATCCGCTGTGCCATCAATCCCAAGCTGGGCCCCGGCATCCCCAAGGCCGAGCGTCCCTCCTGGGGCGAGAAGATGCGGGTGTTTAAAAAGGTCATCGCCCCCATTGCCATCATCGTTCTGGTGCTGGGCTGCATCTATGCCGGAATCGCAACACCTACTGAGGCCGCCGGTGTGGGCGCTTTCGCCTCCATGGTGTATGCCCTGATTACCCGGAAACTGAATGTGAAGAATCTGCGGGCCTCTCTCATCCAGACCATGGAGGTCTCCGCCATGCTTATGTGGATTCTCATGGGAGGCGCCGCTTACAACTCCCTGGTGAATATCACCCGCCTGTCTGACGTGGTAGCCGCTGCTTTTGCAAGCTCCAATCTGGACGGCCTGCCCCTGATGCTGCTGATCTTTGCGCTGTTCTTTGTGATGGGGATGTTCCTGGACACTACGCCTATCATCATGATTGCCATTCCCATTCTGCTGCCGGTAATCCAGGCTTCTTCCCTGGACACCAACGCCACCATCCTGATTCTGTGTGTCACTCTTTGCCTGGGCATGATTACTCCGCCTTTTGGCATCAATATGTTCTACTTGCAGGGTGTGGCACCTCCGGGAGTGGACACCAAGGTTATGTACAAGGCGGTCATGCCGTATGTTATTATTTTCCTGGTTGCTTGCTTCTTTATGATGCTCTTCCCGGAACTGATTGTCATCTTCCCGAACGCTGCGATGGGATATTGATCTGGAAGAACATCGGAGCTGCAAAGACCCAGGGCCCGTTCCGTTTGATTCATGCAATGTGGTGTTAACACATCTCCCCCAATATGTAAGCATAAACCGTTAGATGCATTTCTTGTGCTCCTTATTTCGGCATCTTTCCCCGCCCCATGACTTGCCACAGATTGCTGAAAACCGTCATGGAGTAGGAAGAAATGAATTCCGGGTTTTGGACGATTCCAGGTCCCACAAAAGTCCGGAAAACGTTGCGGTGCAGCGGATAGAGAAAACGATAGCAGTTTATAACCCGGAGGTCGTAGGTTCAAGTCATGCCCCGCAATCACAAAACCGTCTGATTTCTATGAAATCAGACGGTTTTTCTGCCTTTGCATCCAAAGGTTTCCGGAGAAATAACGCGATTTTACAAAATTTGCAGTTGCCCCAAACCATGACCCATACAGGGCAAAAAACGTGCCTTGGCGCAACTCTGCCGTGCCAAGGCTTTCCTGCTGTTTGGAACCATTTTTCCACTTTCAGATTGCCGCCGTCAGGACCTTCTCCATGGTCCTAGCCGCCTCCTTCTGGGCCGCTGTGGTGACGGGGGCATAGGTATGCAGGGTGAACCCCACGCTGAAGTGCCCCAGCATCCCGGATATCGTCTTGATATCTACCCCGTTCTGGAGGGCCAGCGGTGCGAATGTATGCCGTAAATCGTGGAACCTGACCCGAGGCAGACCCGCCCGTCTCAGCACCCGGTGGAGTATATGCAGGACGCTGTCCGGTGAGATAGACCGCCGGTGGGTGAGGGAAACACCCAGGGACTGCTGACGTTTTTTTCCTCTGCTGTTTCAGAACCTGAATGGTATCCTCCGCCGGCGGCAGCGTTTGGTTGGCGTTTTTCGTCTTGAGCGATGCCGCCACCTCTCCGTTGATGCGAGCACCATGCCGTTTCACCCAAAGGCCGCCCCGGTCCAAATCAATTTCCTCCCATTTGAGGCCAAGCAATTCGCCTTTTCTCAATCTTGCCGCCAGCTCCGCATAGTACATCTCGAAGACGCCGCTCTCCTTGGCTTCCTGCAGAAAGGAGGTCAACTGCTCGACGGGCAATGTTTTCATCTCCCGATGTTCCAGCTTCGGTAGGGCGCAGCCCTCGGTGGGATCGGTGGCAATAATTTTTTTCTCCTTGGCCGGCTTCATGGCTGAGGCGATGACCTGGCAGATGTTCCGCACCGTCTTGGGACTCAGACCCCTGGGCTGCCGCTTGCTCTCGACTCTGTCGATTCTTCCACTGTTGAGTAATTTTTTGCAGACCTTCTGTAATTCCAGAGAAGTGAGTTTTTCCAGCGGAACTTCGCCGATATCCGGCTTGATGTGGTTGTCGATATACCCTTGGTAGGCATGATGGGAGGATGATCTCACTTTGATCTTTGCATAGTTTTTGAACCACTTATCCATCCAAGCACCTACTATGTACTTTCCCATCATGGTCACGTCCAGGCCCTTGATTTCTTCAATGGCCGCTTTCGGGTTTGCCTCTCCCTGGGTCCGGCCCAGGACGTTCTTGTAGATCGGCTTTCCGGCCTCCAGATCGTGCCCGGCTGTGTAGCGACCCTCCCAGCAGCCACCTTTTCTTTTTCTGATGTTGCGCTCTCCGTCGGCCCATTTCTTCGCCATGGCATTCATTTTCTTTGCAATAACACAACATGCCGCAGAGAAGAGAAAAACGTCAATGCCGCTATTTCATACCCAGAACAACGCCCTTTCAAAACCCGCAACTGCCCGCAGTGTGGGCAGTTGTGACCGCCCTGGTGTCGAAAAGGCGTCGGGGCTTTCTTCTGTCTGCCGGGTGACGGCGCTCTCTTTGTCAACGGTGTTGTAATCCCGGCATTGAGTAAAAGCGCTTTTCTGATTTCTCCCCTTCGGCCAACAGGTTGCCCCAAGTGGGGCTGGGCTTCTGCCCGGAACTGCGGCCGGCGTATAGCCGGGTGCGATTCTTGCCCCACTCTGGTGGGCACAATTTCACTTTCCATTTTATCTCGTGGTTTTTTAAAAGATTCTGAAATTGCGGAAGGGGACGGCTCTATCTGGCCGCCCCCTTCATCATTTAGTTCAGTGAAACAACGTTTTAGTTGTTAAAATGCGGTCAAATTCTGGCATGTAGCTTCAAACTGATGCAACCTAGACAACAGTTCACTTCGCCTTTCTTCTGTGCAGAAGGCGGCGTCTACTGCATAATACTGCAGCTTTAATAGCTCCTCAATTTTCCAGTGATACTGTTCTGCCACGCGTTGGAGCTCTTGACTTAGGGAAACACGCAGAAGCTGCGGATCATCCGTGTTGACTGTTACCGATATCCCTCTACTATACAATTCACCCAACGGATGATTGCCAGGCGTATAGAGGCCGCCTGCCACATTCGACGTATAGCAGATATTCAAAGGAATCCGCTCTCTCAGGAGCCGTTCCAGCAGTTTCAAGTCCTCCACTGCCCGCACGCCATGATCGATTCTTTTAGCTCCCAACAGTTCAAGAGCTTCCTGAACTCCTTCCGGCCCAGAGGACTCGCCGGCATGGACGGCAATGCCCAGCCCGGCCTCCGCCGCTCTCGCCAGTAATGGCGCAAATCTCTGGTTGGAGTCCTGCGAGCAGGCCTCGTTTCCGTCGACGGAAACCCCGACCAACCGCGGATGTCTGTGGGACAAGATCCACTCTATGGTCCTGCGGGCAGACGCTGTATCCTGTTCTCTGCGCAGGGACACAAGAAGCCGGCAATCCGGCAGTCCATCTGCTCCGGCCTGGTCAAAACCTTCCAGAACGCCTGTCAACAGCTCTCCGGTCCGAATGTTTTTCCAATGGCTGGGATTGACGATGATTTCCGTATAGAGGATACCCTGCTCCTGGGCGTACTTTGCATGGCGGTATGCAATCTGCTGAGCAGTCTCCCGATTCTGCACCAAACTGCAGATCCAGTCCAGCAGGTCAAGGAAGTCCGAGAGACCTGAGAAATCGAACAGGTGCTGACGGGGACGTGGCAGGGAAATCCCCTGCATTTCGGCCAGCAGGCAGACGGTTTCAGGATCGAATGTGCCCTCTAGGTGGATGTGCAGCTCCAGCTTCGGCATTCGCTGGATTTGTTCCAACGTCGCCATACCGGTCATTGAGCACCTTCCTGCTGGAAGCGTTCTACCCAGGCATCAAACTGTGGCAGGAGATGCTGTCCGCTGATGGAGTAGGCAAATCCGTTGCGGATGATCTGGATCAGCTCTGCTTCCGTCAATCCCATCTTCTCTGCATCCAGAATCAATTCCTCTGTCATAGAGCAGGTATAAGGCGGGTCATCAGAACTGATGGAGACCGGCACGCCGGAGTGCAGCAGGGTGAGGAGTGGGTGTGCCTCAAAACTGGCGGCAGCTCCAGAGTAAACATTTCCGGAAGGACACATGGCACAGAGAATCTGATGTTCCTGCAGATATTCCATGAGTTCCGGATGTTCCGCCGCCCGACAGCCGTGATCGATTCGCTGAACATCGAGCTTCAGCAGGGCATCCCAGATGTTGTCCGCACCGCCGTCCTCTCCGGCATGAGCGGTAAGGAACAGCCCCATTTCCTTTGCCTCCCGATAGCTCTCCAAATGCTTGATACAGGGATGACCGTTTTCCTCACAGTCCATTCCCAGCCCCGCGACCATATCCAGATAGGGACGGAGCGCCTTGACAAAAGACAGGCACCGCTCGC
This DNA window, taken from Dysosmobacter welbionis, encodes the following:
- a CDS encoding acetyl-CoA hydrolase/transferase family protein, which codes for MEDWKVLYASKLMTADEAVRQIPDGSRVFFGHAANEPPVLVDALVRNYEQYKDVEIVHWVPMGKGEYCDPKMKGHLRHNAMFVGGPTRKAVQEGRADYTPFFFHQSTRFFSDGTFPIDVAMVSVTPPDKHGYVSLGVSVGGTKPACLNAKMVIAQVNDQMPRTMGESFLHVSQLTCCVEASTPLPELGGGTIGEVEEAIGRNVASLVEDGSTLQLGIGTIPDAVLKFLGDKKDLGIHSEMFSDGVVDLYQKGVITGANKRLDKGKMVAAFLMGSKKLYDFVDDNPDVMMRTVDYVNNPAVICQNPKVVSINSCLQVDFNGQVNSESMGTKQFSGIGGQLDYVRGAAMCPDGKAILAMPSTAKHGEVSRIVPVFEPGTTVTTTRTDVHYIVTEYGVANLRAKSLRERARLLINIAHPKFRDQLWEAYYERYGKEDQ
- a CDS encoding enoyl-CoA hydratase/isomerase family protein produces the protein MSEKKIEAVNGHTLQKVFLSVEDHIAVMTLHNPPVNAADGVVQEEILLLCDYINHEDDIWVCIMHSDIKTFCVGVDIKRFYQSILDKDVTNTQEVYYDGAQALYELRVPLICAVHGHCLGGGVCYPAGADISIAVKGTLFGAPEAKLSVVGGSAHLARILPPRSSGI
- a CDS encoding enoyl-CoA hydratase/isomerase family protein gives rise to the protein MSYCGTFITAEELHDKYGGVTMVVDTLEELMPAAMDKARELCRRGPLVLRYLKACMNEQEDFQIHRKDELEVTYTRYMARHADFKEGVSAFLEKREPQYTGQ
- the dctP gene encoding TRAP transporter substrate-binding protein DctP, translated to MRKNAKKLFALILALCMSLTLLTACGGDTAGSDSGVGESSSGGETITWRLQSSYSLNSLQGDMATNLKEALETATNGRLQVELYEPGALCQTSDILTYLSQNAFDCAVIFGSTFSGLIPEADLACGIPFAWESSAEIYDVMENYGLLDVIQEAYGELNLKYYWNAHEPNYNVLANFQVESLEDFHGKKIRALGVWGDFLAALGASPTNIAGTEVYQALQLGTIDGALYGWSSLSDSNNIREVAQYALSPSMCFCQMATVVNQDSLNKLPEDLRSIVDETIRLANIGVIGQAHVVGTEKSVRDAIQGGYTELSPLPDDVLAEMREIAVTQTWEELAAKSERMARGIEIIKQQNRDYGRQVDY
- a CDS encoding TRAP transporter small permease subunit; translation: MNALLKLSGGIDAINRTIGRIFAWILLPMICLTAFEVFSRYVLKSPTVWAWELIIQIWGLMLMACGGYCYWKGGLVRVDLLYNKFPVKVRCGINIATAILVLICMGLVFIYGINIFLLSFRLNERISSVWGSPMWTIRFWVPLGAALMFIQAISELIKNVAAMAGKIELTNNSDEVAEAIEIVKSAEHLPDETGKEDIQ
- a CDS encoding TRAP transporter large permease yields the protein MSPDIIILLLGLVALMALGIPICFAMMSVASVILLVFYGSGLLNVLNAAFVYQMQSESLLAIPMFALMAAFLQTSGIGGDIYEFFHKWLGGINGGLAMATVATTAVIAAMSGVAATATIMMGLIALPAMLDRGYDKALATGPVLAGGCLGPIIPPSTIMIIMSSYTGVSAGWLFAGGALPGVGLALLFIIYIGIRCAINPKLGPGIPKAERPSWGEKMRVFKKVIAPIAIIVLVLGCIYAGIATPTEAAGVGAFASMVYALITRKLNVKNLRASLIQTMEVSAMLMWILMGGAAYNSLVNITRLSDVVAAAFASSNLDGLPLMLLIFALFFVMGMFLDTTPIIMIAIPILLPVIQASSLDTNATILILCVTLCLGMITPPFGINMFYLQGVAPPGVDTKVMYKAVMPYVIIFLVACFFMMLFPELIVIFPNAAMGY
- a CDS encoding tyrosine-type recombinase/integrase, whose amino-acid sequence is MLRRAGLPRVRFHDLRHTFAPLALQNGVDIKTISGMLGHFSVGFTLHTYAPVTTAAQKEAARTMEKVLTAAI
- the add gene encoding adenosine deaminase; its protein translation is MTGMATLEQIQRMPKLELHIHLEGTFDPETVCLLAEMQGISLPRPRQHLFDFSGLSDFLDLLDWICSLVQNRETAQQIAYRHAKYAQEQGILYTEIIVNPSHWKNIRTGELLTGVLEGFDQAGADGLPDCRLLVSLRREQDTASARRTIEWILSHRHPRLVGVSVDGNEACSQDSNQRFAPLLARAAEAGLGIAVHAGESSGPEGVQEALELLGAKRIDHGVRAVEDLKLLERLLRERIPLNICYTSNVAGGLYTPGNHPLGELYSRGISVTVNTDDPQLLRVSLSQELQRVAEQYHWKIEELLKLQYYAVDAAFCTEERRSELLSRLHQFEATCQNLTAF
- the add gene encoding adenosine deaminase; the encoded protein is MLTSRQKQMLQEIPKAENHIHIEGSIPWALALELAEKNHVKLPVHSTEEIAVWSQDLISRKGLDGFMICDRTLNSVCLHEEDYEAVVLALAKEDQRQNIIYQELHLDYPLNEERGIPLKVVMEGYRSAQKKAKKLYGVEIVYIAGLDRTLSSERCLSFVKALRPYLDMVAGLGMDCEENGHPCIKHLESYREAKEMGLFLTAHAGEDGGADNIWDALLKLDVQRIDHGCRAAEHPELMEYLQEHQILCAMCPSGNVYSGAAASFEAHPLLTLLHSGVPVSISSDDPPYTCSMTEELILDAEKMGLTEAELIQIIRNGFAYSISGQHLLPQFDAWVERFQQEGAQ